From the Solanum pennellii chromosome 4, SPENNV200 genome, one window contains:
- the LOC107018091 gene encoding protein EARLY RESPONSIVE TO DEHYDRATION 15: MALVSGGRSSTLNPNAPLFIPSYVQQVEDFSPEWWNLVTTATWFRDYWTSQHQGEEYGDDDFGFAGNDVADLLPENIDLDVDEDILNMEAQFEEFLQSSETEQQGIKSSLSGVNGLPKGSEALVRTLSMPKPKSPIEPPKLYEKPAKIVSPKNSLRRIQQPR; encoded by the exons ATGGCGTTAGTTTCTGGAGGAAGGTCGTCAACACTGAATCCGAATGCACCTCTCTTCATCCCATCTTATGTGCAACAAGTGGAGGACTTTTCACCTGAATGGTGGAATTTGGTAACAACTGCAACATGGTTCCGCGACTACTGGACTAGCCAGCATCAAGGAGAGGAATATGGTGATGATGATTTTGGTTTTGCTGGAAATGATGTTGCTGACTTGCTTCCCGAAAACATTGATCTTGATGTCGATGAGGATATTTTGAATATGGAAGCTCAGTTTGAAGAATTTCTTCAATCATCTGAAACTGAGCAACAAGGCATCAAGTCATCACTCTCTGGTGTCAATG GTTTACCCAAGGGTTCTGAGGCACTCGTAAGGACACTGAGCATGCCAAAGCCAAAATCTCCTATCGAACCTCCAAAGTTGTACGAGAAACCAGCAAAGATTGTTAGCCCAAAGAACAGCCTTCGCCGCATCCAGCAGCCCCGCTAA
- the LOC107015711 gene encoding uncharacterized protein LOC107015711 isoform X2 — protein sequence MNRQMRRTNRKCRLWWPTHLSCLNQLNNWHSYAFLFGWFISSSDASFDIVVAFACDESSLLSMTTHMNLERVLQGINRKMPVLLQDKSKLSLLGYYAADFSSNGQLLMVRGKGKKHVNSTSKRTCVCAEQHAPEGKRGRWKCGCHKLDAILEQSRAFSLKDNIWAQIVCDNSQAVSRKVELIPKVHHIHRMGETIFQLDVHVVFYGIPVFGGHHYSLGFKSSSEQVINHCKKPEWVKDLNRKRPYLDLDAVILSINTANAAKVFTEANNSAKRSRAPFHFFCMFSILTWQLLAILLASFSTIFYVILQFFHACLIHVSHSYIYVALEKVFSNTCKNMEIRCCQLLYWPVILKDYGLRSQSCVEYAEKAAFHKHSMWASLVVDLLLGNFLGIILWSRARAACVWVSSFSENATNYLLRTGCVWLMGNPAGFKLNTELAGVLGTISLIAIQIWSTLWWLLGFFLIHLIKVVAVFGSLFGLTAAAALIIDTISLATTHVSALQWLLTLLYSWQIQAVDALWRLFRGRKWNPLRQRLDSYAYSVEQHVVGSLLFTPLLLLLPTTSLFYIFFTIMKTTISFVCIAIQFGISIIHATPYIKILFWFMRRKRFPSGLWFEIVLCQRNATNSAEVKSDDKTASGSENPHHCRSAVLVSFLHSNFLSLRQVVWPHYRNVFSDVSRSSIALSAYGVLTGKRTPSAPKIGLPPILPWVSIPYKEYWRLCHEAVLDCRQDCYCQLHQ from the exons ATGAATAGACAAATGAGAAGAACCAATAGAAAGTGCAGGCTTTGGTGGCCAACCCATCTTTCTTGTTTAAATCAATTGAATAATTGGCATTCCTATGCTTTCTTGTTTGGTTGGTTTATATCTTCATCTGATGCGTCTTTTGACATTGTTGTTGCTTTCGCTTGCGATGAATCTTCACTTCTTTCTATGACGACCCATATGAATCTTGAg AGGGTTCTTCAAGGCATAAACAGAAAGATGCCTGTGCTTCTACAAGACAAAAGCAAGTTATCTCTGTTAGGTTATTATGCAGCAGATTTCAGCAGCAATGGGCAGTTGCTAATGGTCAGAGGCAAAGGGAAAAAACATGTCAACTCTACTAGTAAGAGGACATGTGTGTGTGCTGAACAACATGCACCTGAAGGGAAACGTGGAAGATGGAAATGTGGATGTCACAAATTGGATGCAATACTAGAGCAGAGTAGGGCATTCTCTTTAAAGGATAATATTTGGGCACAGATCGTTTGTGATAACTCTCAAGCTGTTAGCAGAAAAGTAGAGCTAATACCAAAAGTGCATCATATACATAGGATGGGAGAAACCATATTCCAATTAGATGTCCAC GTAGTGTTTTATGGAATTCCTGTGTTTGGTGGCCACCATTACTCATTGGGTTTCAAGAGTTCATCTGAGCAGGTGATAAACCATTGCAAGAAGCCTGAATGGGTTAAGGATCTTAACAGGAAGCGGCCATATCTTGACTTG GATGCTGTAATTCTATCTATCAACACTGCTAATGCGGCTAAAGTCTTTACAGAAGCAAATAATTCTGCCAAAAGATCCAGGGCTCCCTTCCATTTTTTTTGCAT GTTTTCTATTTTGACATGGCAACTGCTTGCTATATTGCTTGCATCATTCTCTACTATCTTCTACGTCATCCTTCAGTTCTTCCATGCCTGCTTGATCCATGTGTCCCACTCGTATATCTATGTTGCATTGGAGAAGGTATTCTCCaatacatgcaaaaatatgGAAATTCGATGCTGCCAGCTCCTCTATTGGCCGGTTATTCTCAAAGATTATGGTCTCAG GTCTCAATCCTGTGTGGAGTATGCTGAGAAAGCGGCATTTCACAAACATTCCATGTGGGCAAGCCTTGTAGTTGATCTACTTCTGGGGAACTTCCTTGGCATCATATTGTGGTCTCGAGCTAGAGCAGCTTGCGTGTGGGTTTCAAGTTTTTCTGAAAATGCCACTAACTATCTTCTGCGTACTGGTTGTGTGTGGCTTATGGGAAACCCAGCAGGATTCAAGTTGAACACTGAGCTAGCCGGAGTTCTTGGGACAATTTCCCTGATTGCAATTCAAATTTGGTCTACCCTTTGGTGGTTATTGGGTTTCTTCTTGATTCATCTAATAAAAGTAGTGGCTGTATTTGGTTCATTGTTTGGTCTGACAGCAGCAGCTGCTCTGATCATCGACACAATTTCACTAGCAACTACACATGTTTCTGCTCTTCAGTGGTTGCTTACACTGTTATATTCATGGCAAATACAGGCAGTAGATGCTTTATGGCGACTTTTCAG GGGTAGGAAGTGGAATCCTCTTCGTCAAAGACTAGATAGCTATGCATACAGTGTGGAACAACATGTTGTTGGGTCTCTCCTATTTACTCCACTTTTACTTCTGCTACCAACGACTTCATTGTTCTATATTTTCTTCACCATTATGAAGACAACCATTAGCTTTGTTTGCATAGCCATTCAGTTTGGCATATCTATAATTCATGCCACaccttatattaagattctCTTTTGGTTCATGAGGAGGAAACGGTTTCCTAGTGGATTATGGTTTGAGATTGTTTTGTGTCAGAGAAATGCCACTAATTCAGCAGAGGTTAAATCTGATGATAAGACAGCATCGGGATCTGAGAATCCTCACCACTGTAGATCCGCAGTTCTGGTTTCATTTCTTCACAGCAATTTTTTGAGCTTAA GACAAGTAGTTTGGCCACACTATAGAAATGTTTTTTCTGATGTATCTAGATCTTCTATTGCATTGTCAGCTTATGGAGTTCTGACAGGGAAAAg AACTCCATCTGCTCCAAAGATTGGTCTTCCTCCGATACTGCCATGGGTGTCTATTCCATACAAAGAATACTGGCGCCTTTGCCATGAAGCAGTCCTCGATTGCAGGCAAGATTGCTACTGCCAATTGCACCAATAG
- the LOC107015711 gene encoding uncharacterized protein LOC107015711 isoform X1, translating into MNRQMRRTNRKCRLWWPTHLSCLNQLNNWHSYAFLFGWFISSSDASFDIVVAFACDESSLLSMTTHMNLERVLQGINRKMPVLLQDKSKLSLLGYYAADFSSNGQLLMVRGKGKKHVNSTSKRTCVCAEQHAPEGKRGRWKCGCHKLDAILEQSRAFSLKDNIWAQIVCDNSQAVSRKVELIPKVHHIHRMGETIFQLDVHVLFYGIPVFGGHHYSLGFKSSSEQVINHCKKPEWVKDLNRKRPYLDLDAVILSINTANAAKVFTEANNSAKRSRAPFHFFCMFSILTWQLLAILLASFSTIFYVILQFFHACLIHVSHSYIYVALEKVFSNTCKNMEIRCCQLLYWPVILKDYGLRSQSCVEYAEKAAFHKHSMWASLVVDLLLGNFLGIILWSRARAACVWVSSFSENATNYLLRTGCVWLMGNPAGFKLNTELAGVLGTISLIAIQIWSTLWWLLGFFLIHLIKVVAVFGSLFGLTAAAALIIDTISLATTHVSALQWLLTLLYSWQIQAVDALWRLFRGRKWNPLRQRLDSYAYSVEQHVVGSLLFTPLLLLLPTTSLFYIFFTIMKTTISFVCIAIQFGISIIHATPYIKILFWFMRRKRFPSGLWFEIVLCQRNATNSAEVKSDDKTASGSENPHHCRSAVLVSFLHSNFLSLRQVVWPHYRNVFSDVSRSSIALSAYGVLTGKRTPSAPKIGLPPILPWVSIPYKEYWRLCHEAVLDCRQDCYCQLHQ; encoded by the exons ATGAATAGACAAATGAGAAGAACCAATAGAAAGTGCAGGCTTTGGTGGCCAACCCATCTTTCTTGTTTAAATCAATTGAATAATTGGCATTCCTATGCTTTCTTGTTTGGTTGGTTTATATCTTCATCTGATGCGTCTTTTGACATTGTTGTTGCTTTCGCTTGCGATGAATCTTCACTTCTTTCTATGACGACCCATATGAATCTTGAg AGGGTTCTTCAAGGCATAAACAGAAAGATGCCTGTGCTTCTACAAGACAAAAGCAAGTTATCTCTGTTAGGTTATTATGCAGCAGATTTCAGCAGCAATGGGCAGTTGCTAATGGTCAGAGGCAAAGGGAAAAAACATGTCAACTCTACTAGTAAGAGGACATGTGTGTGTGCTGAACAACATGCACCTGAAGGGAAACGTGGAAGATGGAAATGTGGATGTCACAAATTGGATGCAATACTAGAGCAGAGTAGGGCATTCTCTTTAAAGGATAATATTTGGGCACAGATCGTTTGTGATAACTCTCAAGCTGTTAGCAGAAAAGTAGAGCTAATACCAAAAGTGCATCATATACATAGGATGGGAGAAACCATATTCCAATTAGATGTCCACGTAT TGTTTTATGGAATTCCTGTGTTTGGTGGCCACCATTACTCATTGGGTTTCAAGAGTTCATCTGAGCAGGTGATAAACCATTGCAAGAAGCCTGAATGGGTTAAGGATCTTAACAGGAAGCGGCCATATCTTGACTTG GATGCTGTAATTCTATCTATCAACACTGCTAATGCGGCTAAAGTCTTTACAGAAGCAAATAATTCTGCCAAAAGATCCAGGGCTCCCTTCCATTTTTTTTGCAT GTTTTCTATTTTGACATGGCAACTGCTTGCTATATTGCTTGCATCATTCTCTACTATCTTCTACGTCATCCTTCAGTTCTTCCATGCCTGCTTGATCCATGTGTCCCACTCGTATATCTATGTTGCATTGGAGAAGGTATTCTCCaatacatgcaaaaatatgGAAATTCGATGCTGCCAGCTCCTCTATTGGCCGGTTATTCTCAAAGATTATGGTCTCAG GTCTCAATCCTGTGTGGAGTATGCTGAGAAAGCGGCATTTCACAAACATTCCATGTGGGCAAGCCTTGTAGTTGATCTACTTCTGGGGAACTTCCTTGGCATCATATTGTGGTCTCGAGCTAGAGCAGCTTGCGTGTGGGTTTCAAGTTTTTCTGAAAATGCCACTAACTATCTTCTGCGTACTGGTTGTGTGTGGCTTATGGGAAACCCAGCAGGATTCAAGTTGAACACTGAGCTAGCCGGAGTTCTTGGGACAATTTCCCTGATTGCAATTCAAATTTGGTCTACCCTTTGGTGGTTATTGGGTTTCTTCTTGATTCATCTAATAAAAGTAGTGGCTGTATTTGGTTCATTGTTTGGTCTGACAGCAGCAGCTGCTCTGATCATCGACACAATTTCACTAGCAACTACACATGTTTCTGCTCTTCAGTGGTTGCTTACACTGTTATATTCATGGCAAATACAGGCAGTAGATGCTTTATGGCGACTTTTCAG GGGTAGGAAGTGGAATCCTCTTCGTCAAAGACTAGATAGCTATGCATACAGTGTGGAACAACATGTTGTTGGGTCTCTCCTATTTACTCCACTTTTACTTCTGCTACCAACGACTTCATTGTTCTATATTTTCTTCACCATTATGAAGACAACCATTAGCTTTGTTTGCATAGCCATTCAGTTTGGCATATCTATAATTCATGCCACaccttatattaagattctCTTTTGGTTCATGAGGAGGAAACGGTTTCCTAGTGGATTATGGTTTGAGATTGTTTTGTGTCAGAGAAATGCCACTAATTCAGCAGAGGTTAAATCTGATGATAAGACAGCATCGGGATCTGAGAATCCTCACCACTGTAGATCCGCAGTTCTGGTTTCATTTCTTCACAGCAATTTTTTGAGCTTAA GACAAGTAGTTTGGCCACACTATAGAAATGTTTTTTCTGATGTATCTAGATCTTCTATTGCATTGTCAGCTTATGGAGTTCTGACAGGGAAAAg AACTCCATCTGCTCCAAAGATTGGTCTTCCTCCGATACTGCCATGGGTGTCTATTCCATACAAAGAATACTGGCGCCTTTGCCATGAAGCAGTCCTCGATTGCAGGCAAGATTGCTACTGCCAATTGCACCAATAG
- the LOC107018066 gene encoding zinc finger CCCH domain-containing protein 49-like produces the protein MAHRLLRDAEADGWERSDFPIICESCLGDSPYVRMTKADYDKECKICTRPFTVFRWRPGRDARYKKSEICQTCSKLKNVCQVCLLDLEYGLPVQVRDTALSINSNDAIPKSDVNREYFAEEHDRRARAGIDYESSYGKVRANDTILKLQRTTPYYKRNRAHVCSFYIRGQCTRGLECPYRHEMPETGELSQQNIKDRYYGVNDPVAMKLLNKAGEMPSLEPPDDESIRTLYVGGVDARISEQDLRDQFYAHGEIESIKMVLQRSCAFVTYTTREGAVKAAEELANKLVIKGLRLKLLWGRPQAPKPDTELSDEARQQAAVTHSGLLPRAVISQQNQLPPPPGTQEQPPQPMPYFNIPPMLQQERAYYPSMDPQRMGAVVSSQDGASSSAAGSGPENKIGSEKHPQGQHYAYPPAPPPQGQFYPPYYPPPPYGYMPPPPPPHYQQYPPPYQGARPPPPPPTGEQAAFQQKPQPAGAAAQQP, from the exons ATGGCGCATAGGTTGCTTAGAGATGCAGAAGCTGATGGATGGGAGCGATCTGATTTTCCGATTATATGTGAGTCTTGTCTCGGGGATAGTCCCTATGTGCGAATG ACGAAAGCAGATTATGATAAGGAGTGCAAGATATGCACACGACCCTTCACAGTGTTCCGATGGAGACCTGGTCGGGATGCAAGATACAAAAAATCTGAGATCTGTCAGACCTGCAGCAAGTTGAAGAATGTTTGTCAAGTTTGTCTTTTGGATCTTGAGTATGGTTTGCCAGTTCAGGTCCGAGACACTGCTCTCAGTATCAATTCTAATGATGCAATTCCCAAGAGTGACGTTAATAGAGAATATTTTGCAGAGGAGCATGACCGCAGG GCAAGAGCAGGGATTGATTATGAATCTTCATATGGAAAAGTCCGTGCGAATGACACTATTTTGAAGCTCCAAAGAACTACTCCATACTACAAGAGAAATCGGGCACATGTTTGCAGTTTTTATATACGTGGTCAATGCACAAGAGGTTTGGAGTGCCCTTATAGGCACGAAATGCCGGAGACTGGGGAGTTGTCACAGCAAAACATTAAGGACCGTTACTATGG AGTTAATGATCCTGTGGCGATGAAGCTACTTAATAAAGCAGGTGAAATGCCTTCATTGGAGCCCCCTGATGACGAGAGCATTAGAACCCTCTATGTGGGTGGTGTTGATGCAAGAATCAGTGAGCAGGACCTAAGGGACCAGTTTTACGCACATGGAGAAATCGAGTCGATTAAAATGGTGTTGCAGCGTAGTTGTGCTTTTGTAACCTACACTACAAGAGAAGGTGCAGTAAAGGCGGCTGAGGAACTAGCAAACAAGCTAGTGATAAAGGGCTTGAGACTAAAGCTGCTCTGGGGGAGACCACAAGCTCCTAAACCAGACACCGAACTGTCTGATGAAGCACGTCAGCAGGCTGCAGTGACTCACAGTGGATTGTTGCCCAGAGCTGTCATATCACAACAGAACCAGCTTCCTCCACCCCCAGGCACTCAGGAACAACCCCCACAACCAATGCCATACTTCAACATTCCACCAATGCTTCAGCAGGAAAGAGCATATTATCCGTCAATGGATCCCCAAAGGATGGGTGCCGTAGTTTCATCTCAGGATGGGGCTTCTAGTTCAGCTGCAGGGTCAGGGCCTGAAAACAAGATTGGTTCTGAGAAACACCCACAAGGACAACACTATGCATATCCACCAGCGCCTCCACCTCAAGGTCAATTTTACCCGCCTTACTATCCACCACCACCCTATGGGTATATgccaccaccaccacctccaCATTATCAGCAGTATCCCCCCCCTTATCAAGGTGCCAGACCACCTCCCCCACCTCCTACCGGTGAGCAAGCTGCTTTTCAGCAGAAACCTCAACCAGCAGGAGCTGCAGCACAACAACCTTAA